From Camelina sativa cultivar DH55 chromosome 20, Cs, whole genome shotgun sequence, the proteins below share one genomic window:
- the LOC104771448 gene encoding uncharacterized protein LOC104771448 isoform X1 encodes MNMTSSSSSSGSSLPRLCFTKSQTYKSPLLPFSTPKRRRSRPRRNRKSNGSSYDNTDGNLLTLTTSSPAGNEDQSLSLTLDIHQISKLANSRFQLFLDSSKDAFSDLQTLIALDDNRRVVVSCKKSTMQFVGGVVMIGFVFGFAIRVLLKLGSVLKANRRDQTIHNAANETSMYCTWKVHLPHLQVQQRSGALGGRGEEEIQGRVKVFF; translated from the exons ATGAACAtgacttcgtcttcttcttcatctggtTCTTCTCTTCCACGACTCTGCTTCACCAAATCCCAAACCTACAAGTCTCCTCTTTTACCATTCTCCACTCCAAAACGCCGTCGTTCTCGTCCTCGCCGGAACCGTAAATCCAATGGCTCATCTTACGACAACACCGACGGCAATCTCCTCACACTCACCACTTCATCTCCCGCCGGAAACGAAGACCAAAGCCTCAGCTTAACCCTAGACATTCACCAGATTTCAAAACTAGCTAATTCCAGATTCCAATTGTTTCTCGATTCAAGCAAAGACGCGTTCTCCGACTTGCAAACACTAATCGCGCTTGACGATAACCGGAGAGTCGTCGTTTCTTGCAAGAAATCAACTATGCAGTTCGTCGGCGGTGTGGTTATGATTGGATTCGTGTTCGGTTTTGCAATTAGGGTTCTTTTGAAATTAGGATCAGTCTTAAAGG CTAACAGAAGGGATCAGACCATTCACAATGCCGCTAATGAGACTAGCATGTACTGCACTTGGAAG GTGCATCTACCGCATTTGCAAGTTCAACAAAGATCTGGAGCTCTTGGAGGCAGAGGCGAGGAAGAGATCCAAGGAAGAGTAAAGGTTTTCTTTTAA
- the LOC104771448 gene encoding uncharacterized protein LOC104771448 isoform X2 gives MNMTSSSSSSGSSLPRLCFTKSQTYKSPLLPFSTPKRRRSRPRRNRKSNGSSYDNTDGNLLTLTTSSPAGNEDQSLSLTLDIHQISKLANSRFQLFLDSSKDAFSDLQTLIALDDNRRVVVSCKKSTMQFVGGVVMIGFVFGFAIRVLLKLGSVLKANRRDQTIHNAANETSMYCTWKSSCWDSSAPCCKKRS, from the exons ATGAACAtgacttcgtcttcttcttcatctggtTCTTCTCTTCCACGACTCTGCTTCACCAAATCCCAAACCTACAAGTCTCCTCTTTTACCATTCTCCACTCCAAAACGCCGTCGTTCTCGTCCTCGCCGGAACCGTAAATCCAATGGCTCATCTTACGACAACACCGACGGCAATCTCCTCACACTCACCACTTCATCTCCCGCCGGAAACGAAGACCAAAGCCTCAGCTTAACCCTAGACATTCACCAGATTTCAAAACTAGCTAATTCCAGATTCCAATTGTTTCTCGATTCAAGCAAAGACGCGTTCTCCGACTTGCAAACACTAATCGCGCTTGACGATAACCGGAGAGTCGTCGTTTCTTGCAAGAAATCAACTATGCAGTTCGTCGGCGGTGTGGTTATGATTGGATTCGTGTTCGGTTTTGCAATTAGGGTTCTTTTGAAATTAGGATCAGTCTTAAAGG CTAACAGAAGGGATCAGACCATTCACAATGCCGCTAATGAGACTAGCATGTACTGCACTTGGAAG TCGTCATGTTGGGACTCCTCTGCACCATGCTGCAAAAAGAGGTCTTGA
- the LOC109131337 gene encoding uncharacterized protein LOC109131337, with the protein MEKKNVFVLYMILLLVVSSLMLERVDCRALRSKPLRDIKGHDHQSSATMKVKNSSTRQRTVGKSFAYRLASGPSRRGRGH; encoded by the coding sequence atggagaagaagaatgtgtTTGTGTTGTATATGATCTTGTTACTAGTGGTATCGTCATTGATGCTTGAGAGAGTTGATTGCAGAGCTCTACGATCGAAGCCGTTGAGAGATATTAAAGGACATGATCATCAATCCTCAGCGACCATGAAGGTGAAGAACAGCTCGACAAGACAACGTACTGTGGGGAAGAGTTTTGCTTACCGGTTAGCGTCCGGGCCGAGCAGAAGGGGACGTGGTCACTAA
- the LOC109131343 gene encoding uncharacterized protein LOC109131343 gives MEKKNVFVLCMILALVGSSLMFEGVDCCRALPSKSLRNIKGHEQSPVTMEVNNNWTSQRPLVKSFVYRLASGPSRRGPGH, from the coding sequence atggagaagaagaatgtgtTTGTGCTATGTATGATTTTGGCATTAGTGGGATCGTCGTTGATGTTTGAAGGAGTTGATTGCTGCAGAGCTTTACCATCGAAGTCGTTGAGAAATATTAAAGGACATGAGCAATCCCCGGTGACCATGGAAGTGAATAACAACTGGACAAGTCAACGTCCTTTGGTGAAGAGCTTTGTTTACCGGTTAGCGTCTGGGCCAAGCAGAAGAGGACCTGGTCACTGA
- the LOC109131349 gene encoding uncharacterized protein LOC109131349 yields the protein MEKKNMFMLWCMIVLLVGSSLMFERVDCRAVRSELFRDINGHHQSTVTIMKVKNSSYSRRPLMRILASGPSGRGTGH from the coding sequence atggagaaaaagaatATGTTCATGCTGTGGTGTATGATCGTCTTATTGGTGGGCTCATCGTTAATGTTTGAGAGAGTGGATTGCAGAGCCGTACGATCGGAGTTGTTTAGAGACATCAACGGCCATCATCAATCGACGGTGACCATCATGAAGGTGAAGAACAGCTCGTACAGTCGACGTCCTTTAATGAGGATCTTAGCGTCTGGACCGAGCGGAAGAGGAACTGGTCACTAA
- the LOC104772744 gene encoding WPP domain-containing protein 1-like, producing MAEADTTTTSPPHIPESETSTTLPTTEKKEPNNETEKNPNPGTISLRIWPPTQKTRDAVVKRLTDTLSTESILSKRYGTLDSEEASSVAKSIEEEAHAVASAAVVGDDDGIEILKVYSKEISKHMLESMKAKKTSAPKAGDGNEEEETELAAGLGSVKLDENEVCIGGSSILVMFLELEKSAFLIFLTLIVFYSLLVLETWNLKPY from the exons atggCCGAAGCCGACACCACCACCACATCCCCGCCGCACATCCCAGAATCCGAAACCTCCACCACATTACCAACAACGGagaaaaaagaaccaaacaacGAGACGGAGAAGAATCCGAATCCGGGAACCATCTCGCTCCGAATCTGGCCGCCGACTCAGAAAACTCGCGACGCCGTCGTCAAACGCCTGACCGACACCCTATCAACCGAATCAATCCTATCCAAGAGATACGGAACCCTCGACTCCGAAGAAGCCTCCTCCGTGGCGAAATCAATCGAAGAAGAGGCTCACGCCGTCGCTTCCGCCGCCGTGGTAGGTGATGACGATGGGATCGAGATCCTCAAGGTTTACTCCAAAGAGATTAGTAAACATATGCTTGAATCGATGAAAGCTAAGAAGACCTCTGCGCCAAAGGCCGGTGATggtaatgaagaagaagaaactgaattaGCCGCAGGATTGGGTTCGGTGAAGCTTGATGAAAACGAG GTGTGCATTGGGGGCAGTTCAATACTAGTTATGTTCTTGGAATTAGAGAAATCAGCCTTTTTGATTTTTCTGACTCTCATTGTCTTTTACTCTTTATTGGTTTTGGAGACTTGGAATTTGAAACCTtattag